A portion of the Staphylococcus felis genome contains these proteins:
- the hemW gene encoding radical SAM family heme chaperone HemW has product MSIKSAYIHIPFCTKICTYCDFNKYFIQNQPVDDYINCLIKEMESAHTTQLNTIFVGGGTPTALSEVQLETLLNAIGRRFNIRDEYTFEANPDELTESKIALLKKYGVNRLSLGVQTFDPHLLNSLGRSHQPEDIYNAIKIARKYQIPSISLDLMYDLPGQSLQQFEDSLNQALQLDIDHISSYGLIIEPQTQFYNLYRKGKLSLPDEDIGENMYKLLIDRIHRSELHQYEISNFAKKGHESVHNQVYWKNEHYYGFGAGASGYIDNVRYTNVKPVGHYINKIKSNQLPRLTESKISIKEQIEEEMFLGLRMTNGVNKSRFKNKFGLEVEEIYRDELNQLSSENLIINNSESIALTERGKVIGNEVFESFIKI; this is encoded by the coding sequence ATGAGTATTAAAAGTGCATATATCCATATCCCTTTTTGTACCAAAATTTGTACTTACTGTGATTTTAATAAATATTTTATTCAAAACCAACCAGTGGATGATTATATCAACTGCTTAATTAAAGAAATGGAAAGCGCTCATACCACTCAATTAAATACAATATTTGTTGGAGGAGGTACTCCAACAGCACTCTCAGAAGTTCAACTCGAAACTTTACTGAACGCAATTGGGCGTCGATTTAATATTCGTGATGAATATACTTTTGAAGCTAATCCGGATGAATTGACAGAATCTAAAATTGCTTTATTAAAAAAGTATGGTGTCAATCGCTTATCATTAGGCGTTCAAACTTTTGATCCACATCTATTAAATTCATTAGGAAGAAGTCATCAACCAGAAGATATTTATAATGCCATAAAAATTGCACGGAAATACCAAATACCATCCATAAGTTTAGATTTAATGTACGATTTACCAGGTCAATCTTTGCAACAATTTGAAGATAGTTTAAATCAGGCGCTTCAATTAGATATTGACCATATTTCAAGTTATGGTTTAATCATCGAACCTCAAACTCAATTTTATAATTTATATCGCAAAGGCAAATTGAGTTTACCTGATGAAGATATTGGAGAAAATATGTACAAGTTATTAATTGATCGCATTCATAGAAGTGAATTACATCAGTATGAAATTTCGAATTTTGCAAAAAAGGGACATGAGTCAGTTCATAATCAAGTATATTGGAAAAATGAACATTATTATGGATTTGGTGCTGGTGCAAGTGGTTATATAGACAACGTAAGATATACAAATGTAAAGCCAGTTGGTCACTATATCAATAAGATTAAATCCAATCAGTTGCCAAGATTAACTGAATCCAAAATATCTATCAAAGAACAAATAGAAGAAGAAATGTTTTTAGGATTACGTATGACTAATGGCGTAAATAAGTCTAGATTTAAGAATAAATTTGGGCTTGAAGTTGAGGAGATATATCGCGATGAATTGAACCAGCTTTCAAGTGAAAATCTTATTATCAATAATAGTGAAAGTATTGCATTGACTGAGAGAGGTAAAGTCATTGGAAATGAAGTTTTTGAATCTTTTATTAAAATATAA
- the lepA gene encoding translation elongation factor 4, whose translation MDNQERINRLKYIRNFSIIAHIDHGKSTLADRILENTKSVESREMQAQLLDSMDLERERGITIKLNAVRLKYDAKDGETYTFHLIDTPGHVDFTYEVSRSLAACEGAILVVDAAQGIEAQTLANVYLALDNDLELVPVINKIDLPAAEPERVKNEVEEVIGLDKDDAVLASAKSNIGIEEILEKIVEIVPPPEGDPSAPLKALIFDSEYDPYRGVISSIRIVEGVVKPGDQIKMMATGKTFEVNEVGINTPKQMPTDELSVGDVGYIIANIKNVDDSRVGDTITLANHPADTPLKGYKKMNPMVYCGLFPIDNKDYNDLREALEKLQLNDASLEFEPESSKALGFGYRTGFLGMLHMEIIQERIEREFGIELIATAPSVIYTVQLRNGDEILVDNPAQMPERDQIEKVFEPYVKATMMVPNDYVGAVMELCQRKRGQFINMDYLDDIRVNIVYELPLSEVVFDFFDQLKSNTKGYASFDYEFIENKESNLVKMDILLNGEKVDALSFIVHRDFAYERGKVLVEKLKTLIPRQQFEVPVQAAIGHKIVARTNIKSMGKNVLSKCYGGDISRKRKLLEKQKAGKAKMKAVGNVEIPQDAFLAVLKMDED comes from the coding sequence ATGGATAATCAAGAACGAATCAATAGACTGAAATATATCAGAAACTTTTCAATCATTGCACATATCGATCACGGGAAATCAACACTTGCTGATAGAATACTTGAAAATACGAAATCAGTTGAATCTCGTGAGATGCAAGCACAATTGTTAGATTCTATGGATCTGGAAAGAGAACGTGGTATTACAATTAAACTTAATGCAGTACGATTAAAGTACGATGCTAAAGATGGTGAAACTTATACTTTTCATTTGATTGATACACCAGGACATGTCGATTTTACATATGAAGTGTCTCGATCACTTGCAGCATGTGAAGGTGCTATTCTTGTAGTCGATGCAGCTCAAGGCATAGAAGCACAAACTTTAGCAAACGTATATTTAGCACTCGATAATGATTTAGAGTTGGTACCTGTTATCAATAAAATTGATTTACCAGCAGCTGAACCAGAGCGTGTCAAAAATGAAGTAGAGGAAGTCATTGGGCTTGATAAAGATGATGCTGTATTAGCTAGCGCCAAGTCCAATATAGGTATTGAAGAAATTTTAGAAAAGATTGTTGAAATAGTCCCTCCACCAGAAGGAGATCCTAGCGCACCATTAAAAGCATTAATATTCGACTCTGAATATGATCCTTATAGAGGCGTTATTTCATCAATTAGAATTGTTGAAGGTGTCGTTAAGCCTGGTGACCAAATTAAAATGATGGCAACGGGCAAAACGTTTGAAGTTAACGAAGTAGGAATTAATACGCCTAAGCAGATGCCAACTGACGAATTATCAGTTGGTGACGTTGGATATATTATCGCAAATATTAAAAATGTAGATGATTCACGTGTAGGGGATACGATTACATTAGCAAATCATCCTGCCGACACCCCTTTAAAAGGATATAAAAAAATGAATCCTATGGTTTATTGTGGACTTTTTCCTATTGATAACAAAGATTACAATGACTTGCGTGAAGCTTTGGAAAAACTTCAACTCAACGATGCTTCTCTCGAATTTGAACCAGAGTCTTCTAAAGCACTTGGATTTGGATACCGAACTGGATTTTTAGGTATGTTGCATATGGAAATTATTCAGGAACGTATTGAACGCGAATTTGGTATTGAACTTATCGCAACAGCACCATCTGTAATTTATACTGTTCAACTTCGTAATGGTGATGAAATTTTGGTAGACAATCCAGCGCAAATGCCTGAGCGTGATCAAATTGAGAAAGTTTTTGAACCTTATGTTAAGGCTACAATGATGGTTCCAAATGACTATGTCGGTGCTGTAATGGAACTTTGCCAACGTAAACGTGGACAGTTTATAAATATGGATTATCTTGATGATATTCGTGTTAATATTGTTTATGAGCTGCCTTTATCTGAAGTCGTATTTGACTTTTTTGATCAATTAAAATCAAATACAAAAGGATATGCATCATTTGATTACGAATTCATCGAAAATAAAGAAAGTAATTTAGTTAAAATGGATATTTTATTAAATGGCGAAAAGGTCGATGCTTTAAGTTTTATTGTTCATAGAGACTTTGCATATGAACGTGGTAAGGTACTTGTTGAGAAATTAAAGACACTTATCCCAAGACAACAATTTGAAGTACCAGTCCAAGCAGCAATCGGGCATAAAATTGTTGCAAGAACAAATATCAAATCAATGGGTAAAAATGTTCTATCCAAATGTTATGGTGGAGACATTAGTCGTAAACGTAAATTATTAGAGAAACAAAAAGCTGGTAAAGCAAAAATGAAAGCTGTCGGCAATGTAGAAATACCACAAGATGCATTTTTAGCTGTTTTGAAAATGGACGAAGATTAG
- the rpsT gene encoding 30S ribosomal protein S20, which yields MPNIKSAIKRVRKTETTELKNISQKNDMRSAVKRAKQAIESNADNKQELISQAVKRIDKASQSHLIHSNKADRMKSKLMSAK from the coding sequence ATGCCAAATATTAAATCTGCTATTAAACGTGTAAGAAAAACAGAAACAACTGAACTTAAAAACATTTCTCAAAAAAATGACATGCGTTCAGCTGTGAAACGTGCTAAACAAGCAATTGAATCTAACGCTGATAATAAACAAGAATTAATTAGTCAAGCTGTTAAACGTATTGACAAAGCATCACAAAGTCATTTAATACATTCAAACAAAGCTGACCGAATGAAATCTAAATTAATGTCAGCTAAATAA